A portion of the Aricia agestis chromosome 1, ilAriAges1.1, whole genome shotgun sequence genome contains these proteins:
- the LOC121739795 gene encoding peroxisome biogenesis factor 10: MALPEAQPAEILRSWQKDDLYEKQLAGSLSKLIPSHAPKAGAISSLLYKSFTTLKDLQTLGEEYSGIVQVDETYHRLPTFSNRLFSILLSAFGENLTRKCISHVTKQVEQNASLKPEAQNAIIVVLKTLGNVVPQIESIHRALSYMYGGPLQVGKTVTGINYVHVRPAAPAYYAHLRLLGLVTLLHAIISCGQSFYQAKKQMDEMSDFPNEVDSSKSCVACLEEILHPCVLECGHLFCMQCCYGVLESCALCRTPFTKNTVVPLMNYKP, from the coding sequence ATGGCGTTACCAGAAGCTCAGCCAGCAGAGATACTGAGGTCTTGGCAAAAGGATGATTTATATGAAAAACAACTAGCAGGATCGTTAAGCAAACTTATTCCTTCGCATGCTCCCAAAGCTGGTGCAATATCTTCCTTGCTATATAAATCATTCACTACATTAAAAGATTTGCAGACTTTAGGCGAAGAATATTCAGGGATTGTACAAGTCGATGAAACCTATCATAGGTTACCTACATTTAGTAATCGTTTGTTTAGTATTTTGTTATCAGCATTTGGTGAAAATTTGACAAGAAAATGTATATCACATGTAACGAAACAGGTAGAACAAAACGCGTCGCTGAAACCGGAAGCACAGAATGCCATTATAGTGGTACTAAAAACTTTGGGCAATGTTGTACCACAAATTGAGAGTATTCACAGGGCACTCTCTTACATGTATGGCGGTCCATTACAAGTCGGTAAAACTGTGACGGGAATAAACTATGTACATGTAAGGCCAGCAGCTCCGGCTTATTATGCACATTTAAGACTTCTCGGACTAGTCACTTTACTCCATGCTATCATATCTTGTGGTCAAAGTTTTTATCAGGCAAAAAAACAAATGGACGAAATGTCAGACTTTCCCAATGAAGTAGATAGTAGCAAGTCCTGTGTAGCTTGTTTAGAGGAAATACTGCATCCATGTGTATTAGAGTGTGGCCATTTATTTTGTATGCAGTGTTGTTATGGTGTCTTGGAGAGTTGTGCACTTTGCAGGACTCCTTTTACCAAGAATACTGTGGTACCTCTGATGAATTATAAGCCTTGA